In Cloacibacterium caeni, a single window of DNA contains:
- a CDS encoding asparagine synthase-related protein, translated as MRKGFSVRIFNGEIESFCRFQEGLFDNVIVENESFLIAIEGVILNKKSLCQEFASTNFKNLVLDLFKQKKQHFFALLEGEFSGFIIDKSEKTVFAFTNVTSTQKVFYYRSKDLIIIDTSIKNIVEDLKSNKIPFSIDLDSIYQMLAFTNIIENKTPIKDIFKIYDASYIKVDAKDLSIKEEQYFNVEAERFSGSKEEAIDTIDEIFSKSVALEYEKDHELGKEHFSLLSGGLDSRVAVLYAEKLQLNPNKMFCFSQSNYLDETISRKIAEKFNFDYHFAPLDGGIFLKNIDKMVSISEGMVLYTGSIHVDFAMQQFYQEQFGLIHSGQIGDGVLGGFNMIPDVQKPTNKKIVVNSLFLPKVYENLEKITSQYEREELFYLRNIAFNRAVFGGQVFQQFSYQTSPFMTKDFMSFAVSLPEKWKFNHRFYLEWIKEHCKEATLFKWERTMMKPNAHWKTTLGDHFNKRLVNVFYNKIFGKEYKISMYPYQYYFDSSPEIQSFYNDYFQSNIELLDDYKELQKDILELYHHKDFFSKSSAVNILAIFKYYLS; from the coding sequence ATGAGAAAGGGATTTTCGGTTAGAATTTTCAATGGAGAAATAGAATCTTTTTGTAGATTCCAAGAGGGTTTGTTTGATAATGTGATTGTAGAGAATGAAAGTTTTCTCATTGCAATAGAAGGGGTGATTCTCAATAAAAAATCACTTTGCCAAGAATTTGCTTCAACAAATTTTAAAAACTTGGTTCTTGATTTATTCAAGCAAAAAAAACAACATTTTTTTGCGCTTTTGGAAGGTGAATTTTCAGGGTTCATTATTGATAAAAGTGAAAAAACAGTGTTTGCTTTTACCAATGTTACTTCTACACAAAAGGTTTTTTATTATCGTTCAAAGGATTTAATCATCATTGATACTTCTATTAAAAATATTGTGGAGGATTTAAAATCCAATAAAATTCCTTTTTCTATAGATTTAGATAGTATTTACCAAATGTTGGCTTTTACCAATATCATTGAAAATAAAACACCGATAAAGGATATTTTTAAAATTTATGACGCATCTTATATAAAAGTAGATGCGAAAGATTTATCTATAAAAGAAGAGCAATATTTTAATGTAGAAGCAGAGAGGTTTTCAGGAAGTAAAGAAGAAGCAATTGATACCATTGATGAGATTTTCTCAAAATCTGTCGCTCTAGAATATGAAAAAGATCATGAACTTGGCAAAGAACATTTTTCTCTTTTAAGCGGAGGTTTAGACAGTAGAGTCGCCGTTTTATATGCGGAAAAACTACAGCTAAATCCTAATAAAATGTTTTGTTTTTCGCAGAGCAATTATTTAGACGAAACCATTTCTAGAAAAATTGCAGAGAAATTTAATTTTGATTACCATTTTGCTCCATTAGATGGAGGGATTTTCTTGAAAAATATAGATAAAATGGTTTCTATTTCTGAAGGAATGGTTTTATATACGGGTTCTATTCATGTAGACTTTGCAATGCAGCAGTTTTATCAGGAACAATTTGGGCTTATTCATTCTGGGCAAATTGGTGATGGCGTTTTAGGTGGATTTAACATGATTCCCGATGTACAAAAACCTACCAACAAGAAAATAGTAGTCAATAGTCTTTTTTTGCCAAAAGTTTATGAAAATTTAGAAAAAATAACATCTCAATATGAGAGAGAAGAGCTTTTTTATCTCAGGAATATCGCTTTTAACAGAGCGGTTTTTGGAGGTCAAGTGTTCCAACAGTTCTCGTATCAGACTTCTCCTTTTATGACCAAAGATTTTATGAGTTTCGCTGTAAGTTTACCAGAAAAATGGAAATTTAATCATCGATTTTACTTAGAATGGATTAAAGAACATTGCAAAGAGGCGACTCTGTTTAAATGGGAACGAACCATGATGAAACCCAATGCTCATTGGAAAACGACTCTTGGAGATCATTTTAACAAAAGATTGGTGAATGTTTTTTACAATAAAATTTTCGGAAAGGAATATAAAATAAGCATGTATCCGTATCAATATTATTTTGATTCAAGTCCAGAAATTCAGTCTTTTTATAACGATTATTTTCAATCAAATATTGAGCTTTTAGACGATTATAAAGAACTTCAAAAAGATATTTTAGAGTTATATCATCATAAAGATTTTTTCTCTAAATCTTCTGCAGTCAATATTTTAGCTATTTTTAAATATTATTTGTCGTAA
- a CDS encoding SurA N-terminal domain-containing protein, which produces MSITASIRKRPWLLLGMIIIALLAFLINPESMDKMFGQNPNILGKVNGEEITRDEFNDQLSLLQQQSQGQPQQGLEEQAWQILVQSKLIKQQFDKMGLKITDEIFWNQLQFDPMFSKEQNPQNFDEKGNFKVAEIKKQIEELKNNGDVNQYNEWLKAKKAIEYRMMARQLFANVTAGITANKKEAAELMKQRDEVADIDFVKVDYAAFAAKNPVKVTTEDLANYIKKHPVMFKSEAARNLGIVYFPAKPSAADDALALKEINKLYNEGVDNGNGLESFKNTPNDSMFVELNSEAQIKYSFVSDQEIPQEAQAFVKGASVGQFFGPYKSGDKYYVTKLVGKSSATMPKHILFAYKGAMRADEKQTRTKEEAKKLADSIGALVKADPLKFNEYVQMSDEPGAAQRGGMLSWILDNDNNYAKPFGDWVKGNAKGAVGVVETDFGYHIIVNENKMPVYKIANLAKDIRASKETENKVYTEANTFIQSVQGKSFNDFANGAKKKNFNFQNPKSVKRFQGQIQGLGTDKDEEILAWAFNKEREKGETNIFTTGNGDYIVVYLNGKQEAGIADPESVREQVEPIVRNQLLAKKITEKITASKATTLDAIAKLFGTTKQSSQVSLFSPFVGGAMEAKVAGAAFGVKKGKISKPVEGATGVFVVTQKAVKLNKQPGDVKQIMQAIQQQGAQMFSQSLMKSLQDNAKIEDYRIEVWDKTSQAQ; this is translated from the coding sequence ATGTCAATTACAGCTTCAATAAGAAAGAGACCTTGGCTATTATTAGGAATGATTATTATTGCACTTTTAGCATTTTTAATTAATCCTGAAAGCATGGACAAAATGTTTGGTCAAAATCCAAATATTTTGGGAAAGGTAAATGGTGAAGAAATCACTCGTGATGAATTTAATGACCAATTAAGTTTGTTACAACAACAATCTCAAGGGCAACCACAGCAAGGCTTAGAAGAACAGGCTTGGCAAATCTTGGTGCAGTCTAAATTAATCAAACAACAGTTTGATAAAATGGGGTTAAAAATTACAGATGAAATTTTCTGGAATCAATTACAATTTGACCCAATGTTTTCTAAAGAACAGAATCCACAAAATTTTGACGAAAAAGGAAACTTTAAAGTTGCTGAAATTAAAAAGCAAATTGAAGAACTTAAAAATAATGGCGACGTAAACCAATATAATGAATGGCTAAAAGCTAAAAAGGCTATCGAATACAGAATGATGGCAAGACAGCTTTTTGCAAACGTTACTGCAGGAATTACAGCCAACAAAAAAGAAGCTGCTGAACTAATGAAGCAAAGAGACGAAGTTGCTGATATAGACTTCGTGAAAGTAGATTATGCTGCTTTTGCTGCTAAAAATCCAGTGAAAGTAACTACTGAAGATTTAGCAAACTATATCAAAAAACATCCTGTGATGTTTAAATCTGAAGCTGCTAGAAACTTAGGAATTGTATATTTTCCTGCAAAACCAAGTGCAGCAGATGATGCTTTAGCTCTTAAAGAAATCAACAAACTTTACAACGAAGGTGTAGATAATGGAAATGGCTTAGAAAGTTTCAAAAATACTCCGAACGATTCTATGTTCGTAGAATTAAACTCTGAAGCACAAATTAAATATTCATTTGTTTCTGACCAAGAAATTCCTCAAGAAGCGCAAGCTTTTGTAAAAGGAGCTTCTGTAGGTCAATTCTTCGGACCTTATAAATCAGGTGACAAATATTATGTAACCAAATTAGTAGGAAAGAGCAGCGCTACCATGCCTAAACACATTTTGTTTGCGTACAAAGGCGCAATGAGAGCAGATGAAAAGCAAACTAGAACCAAAGAAGAAGCTAAAAAATTAGCAGACAGCATTGGTGCATTAGTAAAAGCTGATCCATTGAAATTCAACGAATATGTGCAAATGTCTGATGAGCCAGGTGCTGCGCAAAGAGGAGGCATGTTAAGTTGGATTTTAGATAATGATAATAATTACGCTAAACCTTTTGGAGATTGGGTTAAAGGAAACGCAAAAGGAGCTGTAGGTGTGGTAGAAACTGATTTTGGTTATCATATTATTGTTAACGAAAATAAAATGCCAGTTTACAAAATTGCAAACTTAGCAAAAGACATCAGAGCTTCTAAAGAAACCGAAAACAAAGTATATACAGAAGCAAATACTTTCATTCAGTCTGTTCAAGGAAAATCTTTCAATGATTTTGCAAACGGAGCGAAAAAGAAAAATTTCAATTTCCAAAATCCTAAATCTGTAAAAAGATTCCAAGGTCAAATCCAAGGTTTAGGAACAGATAAAGATGAAGAAATTTTAGCTTGGGCTTTCAATAAAGAAAGAGAAAAAGGAGAAACCAATATCTTTACTACTGGTAATGGTGACTACATCGTAGTATACTTAAACGGTAAACAAGAAGCGGGAATTGCAGATCCAGAATCTGTAAGAGAACAAGTAGAACCAATTGTAAGAAATCAATTATTAGCGAAAAAAATCACTGAAAAAATTACTGCAAGCAAAGCAACAACTTTAGATGCAATTGCTAAATTGTTTGGTACGACTAAACAATCTTCGCAAGTAAGTTTATTCTCTCCATTTGTAGGAGGTGCTATGGAAGCTAAAGTTGCTGGAGCTGCATTTGGTGTTAAAAAAGGTAAAATCTCTAAACCAGTAGAAGGTGCAACTGGAGTTTTTGTAGTAACTCAAAAAGCGGTTAAGCTAAACAAACAACCAGGAGACGTTAAACAAATCATGCAAGCAATTCAACAACAAGGTGCTCAAATGTTTAGCCAATCATTAATGAAGAGTTTACAAGACAATGCTAAGATAGAAGATTACAGAATTGAAGTATGGGATAAAACTTCTCAAGCTCAATAA
- a CDS encoding (Fe-S)-binding protein, whose product MDFTIKTMAEYAAEGKSPEVLFWVGCAGSFDDRAKKITKAFAKILNKVGVEFAVLGQEESCTGDPAKRAGNEFIFQMMALTNIEVLNAYEVKKIVTACPHCFNTLKNEYPSLGGNYEVMHHTQLLQQLMEQGRLKIEGGAFKGKKITFHDPCYLGRANDEYEAPRVLLEKLDAELVEMKRCKTNGLCCGAGGAQMFKEPEKGNKDINIERTEEALALNPKIVATGCPFCNTMMTDGVKHFNKNEEVEVKDIVELIAEADDL is encoded by the coding sequence ATGGATTTCACTATAAAAACAATGGCAGAATATGCTGCCGAAGGAAAATCTCCAGAAGTTCTTTTTTGGGTAGGTTGTGCAGGAAGTTTTGACGATAGAGCCAAAAAAATTACCAAAGCATTTGCTAAAATTTTAAATAAAGTAGGAGTAGAATTTGCAGTTCTTGGGCAAGAAGAATCTTGTACTGGAGACCCTGCAAAACGTGCCGGAAATGAATTCATTTTCCAGATGATGGCATTAACGAACATAGAAGTTTTAAACGCTTACGAAGTAAAGAAAATCGTAACGGCTTGTCCGCATTGTTTCAATACTCTTAAAAACGAATACCCAAGTTTAGGGGGTAATTACGAAGTAATGCACCATACTCAGTTGCTTCAACAATTGATGGAACAAGGAAGACTTAAAATAGAAGGTGGCGCTTTCAAAGGTAAAAAAATTACGTTCCACGATCCTTGTTATCTAGGAAGAGCAAATGATGAATACGAAGCTCCAAGAGTTCTTTTAGAAAAATTAGATGCAGAATTGGTAGAAATGAAGCGTTGTAAAACCAACGGTTTATGTTGTGGAGCTGGAGGTGCACAAATGTTTAAAGAACCGGAAAAAGGCAATAAAGATATTAATATCGAAAGAACAGAAGAAGCTCTTGCGCTTAATCCAAAAATTGTAGCAACAGGTTGCCCATTCTGTAACACGATGATGACCGATGGTGTAAAACACTTCAACAAAAATGAAGAAGTAGAAGTAAAAGACATAGTAGAATTAATTGCTGAAGCAGATGATCTTTAA
- a CDS encoding (Fe-S)-binding protein → MQYLDNILFLVLLIAGFGLFFKSLKEIYRNIKLGREINRSDNPSERLKTMATVALGQSKMKKRPVAAFLHMIVYVGFVIINIELIEIIVDGIFGTHRFLASIFGDTLYGIFTATLEILAALVVIAVVAFFIRRNGLKIPRLSSIDLKGWPKNDANWILVIEFCLMMAFFKMNAADWLLQQNGVLAAHGSFPVSSNLIAPIFQSFGFSDGFLHFIERGAWWFHFVGILFFMNYLYYSKHLHIIFAFPNTWYANLEKKGKFNNLESVTQEIKLMMDPNADPYAAQPEGAEPPAKFGAEDIFDLNQVQLLNAYSCTECGRCTAVCPANITGKKLSPRKIMMSTRDRVEEVGKNINKNGKFVDDGKKLLNDYITKEELWACTSCNACVEACPVLIDPLSIIFEMRRFMVMEQSAAPQELNMMMTNVENNAAPWQYNQADRLNWANEN, encoded by the coding sequence ATGCAATATCTAGACAATATTTTATTCCTTGTTTTACTCATTGCTGGTTTCGGTCTGTTTTTTAAAAGTTTAAAAGAAATTTACCGAAATATAAAACTAGGAAGAGAAATCAATCGTTCTGATAACCCTTCAGAAAGATTGAAAACAATGGCAACTGTTGCTCTCGGGCAAAGCAAAATGAAAAAACGCCCAGTTGCAGCATTCTTGCACATGATTGTTTACGTAGGTTTCGTGATTATCAATATTGAATTGATTGAAATCATTGTAGATGGAATTTTCGGAACGCACCGTTTCTTAGCTTCAATTTTTGGAGATACACTTTATGGAATTTTTACTGCTACATTAGAAATTTTAGCTGCGCTAGTAGTTATTGCTGTAGTGGCATTCTTCATCAGAAGAAATGGTCTTAAAATTCCTAGATTATCTTCTATCGACCTAAAAGGTTGGCCAAAAAATGATGCCAATTGGATTTTGGTGATAGAATTTTGCTTAATGATGGCTTTTTTCAAAATGAATGCAGCAGATTGGTTGCTTCAGCAAAATGGCGTTTTAGCAGCACACGGAAGTTTCCCTGTTTCATCTAACCTTATTGCACCGATTTTTCAATCTTTCGGTTTCAGTGATGGGTTTTTACATTTCATAGAAAGAGGAGCTTGGTGGTTCCACTTTGTAGGAATTTTGTTCTTCATGAACTATTTATATTATTCTAAACACCTTCACATCATTTTTGCATTCCCGAATACTTGGTATGCTAATTTGGAGAAAAAAGGTAAATTCAATAATTTAGAATCTGTAACTCAAGAAATCAAATTAATGATGGATCCTAATGCAGATCCTTATGCAGCGCAACCAGAAGGAGCAGAACCTCCTGCAAAATTTGGCGCTGAAGATATTTTTGATTTGAATCAAGTTCAGTTACTGAATGCCTATTCTTGTACAGAATGTGGAAGATGTACTGCGGTTTGTCCAGCAAATATTACCGGTAAAAAACTTTCGCCACGTAAAATTATGATGTCTACCAGAGACAGAGTAGAAGAAGTAGGCAAAAACATCAACAAAAACGGAAAATTTGTAGATGATGGTAAAAAACTCTTAAACGATTATATTACCAAAGAAGAATTATGGGCTTGTACAAGTTGTAATGCTTGTGTAGAAGCTTGTCCAGTTCTTATAGATCCACTTTCTATCATTTTTGAAATGCGTAGATTTATGGTGATGGAACAATCTGCAGCTCCACAAGAACTCAATATGATGATGACGAATGTAGAAAATAATGCTGCACCTTGGCAATATAATCAAGCAGACAGATTAAATTGGGCAAACGAAAATTAA
- a CDS encoding glycosyltransferase, with protein sequence MNIHTRHKILFISSWFPNKLEPTNGNFVQRHAEAISLLHDVEVLHAIGDFNQKEKFVFDDQIINGIRTLIVYYKNSKNPLQNFLRRMKAYQLGFKKMQKPDLVHGNVLHNNMLFAVSLKRKYGIPFVISEHWSGFLSKQNRKTIALAKIIAKNAELVIPVSKELKKGLQLNGIVKEANVIGNVIDTDLFCISQEAKDQFIFLHISNLIPLKNSEKIIKVASKLYEKYPHFQLQIGGDGDEEKLKNWVKKYKAEVFTKTFGLLSHKEVAKKMQQSSCFVLFSDMETQGIVLLESLSIGVPVIATNVGGIPEIVDKKRGILVENNNEDVLLEAMKSMLEKNVELDSSEDLRKYVVENFSKSVIAEKFSEIYNQVLS encoded by the coding sequence TTGAACATTCATACACGACATAAAATTCTCTTCATTTCGTCTTGGTTTCCTAATAAACTTGAACCTACGAATGGAAACTTTGTGCAGCGTCATGCAGAAGCCATTTCTTTGCTTCATGACGTGGAAGTTCTTCATGCGATTGGCGATTTTAACCAAAAAGAGAAATTCGTTTTTGATGATCAAATTATCAATGGAATCAGAACGTTGATTGTGTACTACAAAAATTCAAAAAATCCACTCCAGAATTTTTTGAGAAGAATGAAAGCCTATCAATTGGGTTTCAAAAAAATGCAAAAGCCAGATTTGGTTCACGGAAATGTTCTTCATAACAATATGCTTTTTGCAGTTTCCTTGAAAAGAAAATACGGAATTCCGTTTGTGATTTCAGAACATTGGTCAGGATTTTTGTCAAAACAAAATAGAAAAACCATTGCCCTCGCAAAAATTATTGCCAAAAATGCTGAATTGGTGATTCCTGTTTCCAAAGAATTAAAAAAAGGTTTACAACTCAATGGAATTGTAAAAGAAGCTAACGTAATTGGTAATGTTATAGATACGGATTTGTTTTGCATAAGTCAAGAAGCAAAAGACCAATTTATTTTCTTACACATCTCTAATCTAATTCCCTTAAAAAATTCAGAAAAAATTATAAAAGTTGCTTCAAAGTTGTACGAAAAGTATCCTCATTTTCAGTTGCAAATTGGTGGTGATGGAGATGAAGAAAAGTTAAAAAATTGGGTTAAAAAATATAAAGCAGAGGTTTTTACAAAGACTTTCGGATTACTTTCTCATAAAGAAGTAGCTAAAAAAATGCAACAATCCAGTTGTTTTGTGCTTTTCAGTGATATGGAAACTCAAGGAATAGTATTGCTAGAATCTTTATCTATAGGCGTTCCTGTTATTGCGACAAATGTGGGTGGAATTCCAGAAATTGTAGATAAAAAACGAGGGATTTTAGTTGAAAATAACAATGAAGACGTACTTTTGGAGGCTATGAAAAGCATGTTAGAAAAAAATGTAGAATTAGATTCGTCTGAGGATTTAAGAAAATATGTTGTAGAAAATTTCTCTAAGTCCGTAATCGCCGAAAAATTTTCTGAAATTTATAATCAAGTTTTATCATGA
- a CDS encoding MlaD family protein — translation MKYTKEIKAGLIALLAIVGFVILFQFMKGKSFFTSDNIYYAKFDNVDGLEQSNPVSINGLKVGQVDKILPQTAKDGTIYFVVKVLVDKGFNFSKNSTVEIFEPGIMSGKQARIHLVYDKAPFAKDGDTLRGTFQSSLMASLSSQVGPVKDQVQSVLTKLDSTMAATNKIVDEQNRREIKILLASLNQTVASFKNTSDQTNRLLASSQGRVENVLDNANKTMISANAAVEKYGKVAESIDTKQLNQTVERLSEVSNKLNQVISGINNGEGSLGKLAKDEELYNNLNKTSENLNSLILDLKENPKRYINISVFGKK, via the coding sequence GTGAAATACACTAAAGAAATAAAAGCAGGTTTAATAGCACTTTTAGCTATTGTAGGATTCGTTATTCTTTTCCAGTTTATGAAGGGGAAAAGTTTCTTTACATCAGATAATATTTACTACGCAAAATTTGACAATGTAGACGGTTTAGAGCAGTCTAATCCAGTTTCTATCAACGGTTTGAAAGTAGGACAGGTAGATAAAATTCTTCCTCAAACAGCTAAAGACGGAACCATTTATTTTGTGGTTAAAGTTTTAGTGGATAAAGGTTTTAATTTTTCTAAAAATTCTACTGTAGAAATCTTTGAACCGGGAATTATGTCTGGTAAACAAGCAAGAATTCATTTGGTTTATGATAAAGCACCTTTTGCTAAAGATGGAGATACTTTAAGAGGAACTTTTCAATCTTCTTTGATGGCAAGTTTATCTTCGCAAGTAGGCCCTGTAAAAGACCAAGTACAAAGTGTTTTAACTAAACTAGATTCTACAATGGCAGCGACCAATAAAATTGTAGACGAACAAAACAGAAGAGAAATTAAAATACTTTTGGCAAGTCTCAACCAAACAGTTGCTTCTTTCAAAAATACTTCTGACCAAACCAATAGATTATTGGCTTCAAGTCAAGGTAGAGTAGAGAATGTACTTGATAATGCTAATAAAACTATGATTTCTGCCAATGCTGCTGTAGAGAAATATGGAAAAGTTGCAGAAAGTATTGATACGAAACAGCTCAATCAAACAGTAGAAAGGCTTTCAGAAGTATCTAATAAACTCAATCAAGTGATTTCTGGGATTAATAATGGAGAAGGAAGCCTTGGTAAACTGGCTAAAGATGAGGAATTATACAATAATCTCAATAAAACCTCAGAGAACCTTAATAGTCTAATTTTAGACCTTAAAGAAAATCCTAAGCGATACATAAATATTTCTGTTTTTGGTAAGAAATAA
- the lon gene encoding endopeptidase La, whose protein sequence is MIEIEDIAFENFLDENFSIVANEEKQTKEEKAQEIFPILPVRNMVMFPKVVIPITAGREKSIKLLEEAQKNGQLIGILSQKLSQQENPTEKDLYQIGTIAKIIKIIKLPDGNISAITRGVQRFKVKNFIETEPYFTAEIEKLKDSSTKKKEEYEALIDNIKDLAIKIIEIDPNIPGAANFAIRNIEGQEDLLNFICVNANFSSENKQKLLEEKSLMKRAELCYELMHDDFRRLELKNQIHQKTSRDLDKQQREYFLSQQIKTIQEELGGGTETDVDELKKKAEKISWKPEIQEHFEKELKRLQRHNPNSPDYNVQRNYLDFFTDLPWNSYSKDIFDIPKAEKILNKDHFGLEDIKKRILEHMAVLKLKNDMKSPILCLVGPPGVGKTSLGKSIADALGRKYVRMSLGGLHDESEIRGHRKTYIGAMAGRLLQAIKKAGTSNPVIVLDEIDKLGQGMHGDPSSALLEVLDPEQNHSFYDNFLEIGYDLSKVMFIATANSLSSIQTPLLDRMEIIQLSGYTIEEKVEIAKRHLIKKQMEETGLQKDAYKLGNKEIAHVVEAFTRESGVRNLEKQIAKISRWVALQITMNKEYDPKISIQKIDEILGVPMSKNFSEMMDVPGVVTGLAWTSVGGDILFIESILSKGKGNLTMTGNLGNVMKESATISLEYIKAKHESLGISLEDIENKNIHVHVPEGATPKDGPSAGIAMLTSMVSSYLNKKVKPHLAMTGEITLRGKVLPVGGIKEKLLAAVRAEIKEVILCEENRKDVLEINQNYLKNLKVHYVKTMKEVVELAIEK, encoded by the coding sequence ATGATTGAAATAGAAGATATCGCTTTTGAAAATTTTTTAGACGAAAATTTTAGCATCGTGGCAAACGAAGAAAAACAAACCAAAGAAGAAAAAGCGCAAGAGATTTTCCCGATTCTACCTGTTAGAAATATGGTGATGTTTCCGAAAGTGGTTATCCCAATCACTGCAGGAAGAGAAAAGTCTATTAAATTATTAGAAGAAGCACAAAAAAATGGTCAACTGATAGGAATTTTGAGTCAAAAACTCTCTCAACAAGAAAATCCCACCGAAAAAGACCTTTACCAAATAGGAACTATTGCTAAAATCATAAAAATCATCAAACTTCCTGATGGTAATATTTCTGCAATCACGAGAGGAGTTCAGCGTTTCAAAGTGAAAAATTTCATTGAAACCGAACCTTATTTCACCGCAGAAATAGAAAAATTAAAAGATTCTTCTACCAAAAAGAAAGAAGAATATGAAGCTTTGATTGATAACATCAAGGATTTAGCAATTAAAATCATAGAAATAGACCCTAATATTCCTGGCGCAGCTAATTTTGCCATCAGAAATATTGAAGGACAAGAAGATTTACTAAATTTTATCTGTGTAAATGCAAATTTCTCTTCGGAAAACAAACAAAAACTTCTGGAAGAAAAATCACTGATGAAGCGCGCAGAATTATGCTATGAACTGATGCATGATGATTTCAGAAGATTAGAATTGAAAAATCAAATTCATCAAAAAACTTCTCGCGATTTAGACAAACAACAGAGAGAATATTTCCTGAGCCAACAAATTAAAACCATTCAGGAAGAATTAGGCGGTGGAACGGAAACCGATGTAGATGAACTGAAGAAAAAAGCAGAAAAAATTTCTTGGAAACCAGAAATTCAGGAACATTTCGAGAAAGAACTGAAAAGACTTCAACGCCATAATCCTAATTCGCCAGATTATAATGTACAGAGAAATTATTTAGATTTCTTCACAGATTTACCTTGGAATTCTTATTCTAAAGACATTTTTGATATTCCAAAAGCGGAAAAAATCTTGAATAAAGACCATTTCGGTTTAGAAGACATCAAAAAAAGAATTTTAGAACACATGGCAGTTCTGAAATTAAAAAACGACATGAAATCTCCGATTTTGTGTTTAGTGGGTCCTCCTGGAGTTGGTAAAACTTCCCTCGGAAAGTCTATTGCAGATGCTCTTGGCAGAAAATATGTAAGAATGAGTTTGGGCGGTTTGCATGACGAATCAGAAATCCGTGGACACAGAAAAACTTACATCGGCGCAATGGCGGGAAGATTATTGCAAGCCATCAAAAAAGCGGGAACATCTAATCCAGTTATCGTTTTAGATGAAATAGACAAACTTGGACAAGGAATGCATGGCGACCCTAGTTCTGCACTTTTGGAAGTTCTAGATCCAGAACAAAACCACAGTTTTTATGATAATTTCTTAGAAATTGGTTACGACTTGTCAAAAGTAATGTTCATTGCTACAGCCAATTCGCTTTCTAGCATTCAAACGCCATTGTTAGACAGAATGGAAATTATTCAACTTTCGGGTTATACGATTGAAGAAAAGGTAGAAATCGCAAAACGCCATTTGATTAAAAAACAAATGGAAGAAACTGGCCTACAAAAAGACGCTTATAAACTAGGAAATAAAGAAATTGCACACGTAGTAGAAGCATTCACCAGAGAAAGCGGTGTAAGAAATTTAGAAAAACAAATCGCCAAAATTTCTCGTTGGGTTGCGCTACAAATTACCATGAATAAAGAATACGACCCGAAAATTTCCATTCAGAAAATTGATGAAATCTTAGGTGTTCCGATGTCTAAAAACTTCTCAGAAATGATGGATGTTCCAGGTGTAGTTACAGGCTTAGCTTGGACTTCAGTTGGTGGCGATATCTTGTTCATAGAGAGCATTTTAAGTAAAGGAAAAGGCAATCTTACCATGACAGGAAATCTAGGAAATGTGATGAAAGAATCGGCAACCATTTCGCTAGAATACATCAAAGCAAAACATGAAAGTTTAGGCATTTCCTTAGAAGATATTGAAAATAAAAATATCCACGTTCACGTTCCAGAAGGTGCGACTCCGAAAGATGGACCAAGTGCAGGAATTGCAATGCTAACGAGTATGGTTTCTAGTTATTTGAATAAAAAAGTAAAACCACATTTAGCAATGACTGGCGAAATTACTTTAAGAGGAAAAGTGCTTCCAGTTGGCGGAATTAAAGAAAAATTGTTGGCCGCAGTAAGAGCCGAAATTAAAGAAGTAATTTTATGTGAAGAAAACAGAAAAGATGTTTTAGAAATCAACCAAAATTATCTTAAAAATCTGAAAGTTCATTACGTGAAAACCATGAAAGAAGTAGTGGAATTAGCGATTGAAAAATAG